A DNA window from Thermosynechococcaceae cyanobacterium Okahandja contains the following coding sequences:
- a CDS encoding MotA/TolQ/ExbB proton channel family protein, with product MTVSSTPVPASTLPLTPAAVSRKDLRANFWLALAIALVATVAVYIVFLPFQGTYLGQLLLARGWTQPMALFFAWAVLIFTLLKAIALVQQFPSLRQNWVPVNYPFSSPRDVAHLQQTLAQRRGILPNRCSRVLAAFLTSEQRAIAAEVAAEDSGSAAAAMDASYTIPRVLVWAIPLLGFIGTVVGISQAVSGFSSFLDTAQDVNQIKEGIGSVTTGLAVAFDTTLVALVLSVFVMIPLVAVERWEAKFLLQIDTYINDQLLPRLPVGAPPPALAPESLQTVVQEVIRAELPNPETLMAPATERLEQLVQNLSQLAQAIASDRQQFLTTLTAQQHSSEAAFQQLLEQLYTQQVQLLGRVNQEHTAIGQELHQYTQHLAQLLAQNEQQLQQRLALVEQLRDALNALAETGSLQLVLQTLNHTLASLQPVLKQLSQPRRVTLVEQPGTLDS from the coding sequence ATGACTGTTTCTTCCACCCCTGTGCCCGCCTCCACCCTACCGTTGACCCCTGCGGCGGTTAGCCGTAAGGATCTGCGGGCTAATTTTTGGCTGGCCTTGGCGATCGCCCTTGTGGCCACGGTGGCGGTCTATATTGTTTTTCTGCCGTTTCAGGGAACCTATTTAGGGCAATTACTGCTGGCGCGGGGGTGGACGCAGCCAATGGCACTATTCTTTGCTTGGGCAGTGCTGATCTTTACCCTGTTGAAGGCGATCGCCCTTGTGCAGCAGTTTCCTAGCCTGCGCCAAAATTGGGTTCCGGTTAACTATCCGTTTTCTAGCCCCCGGGATGTGGCTCACCTGCAGCAGACCTTAGCGCAGCGGCGGGGCATTCTCCCCAATCGCTGTAGTCGCGTATTGGCAGCCTTCCTGACCAGTGAACAGCGTGCCATTGCCGCTGAAGTGGCGGCTGAAGACAGTGGCAGTGCTGCCGCCGCCATGGATGCCTCCTACACCATCCCGCGGGTACTGGTATGGGCTATCCCTTTACTGGGATTCATTGGCACCGTTGTGGGCATTAGCCAAGCGGTCAGCGGCTTTTCTAGTTTTCTGGACACGGCCCAAGATGTGAACCAAATTAAGGAGGGCATTGGTAGCGTTACCACCGGTTTAGCGGTTGCCTTTGATACCACCTTGGTGGCCTTGGTTTTGAGTGTGTTTGTGATGATTCCCTTGGTGGCCGTCGAGCGCTGGGAAGCCAAATTCCTGCTGCAAATTGACACCTACATTAACGATCAACTGCTGCCACGCCTACCGGTCGGTGCGCCACCACCGGCGCTGGCACCGGAGAGCTTACAGACGGTTGTCCAAGAGGTGATTCGCGCAGAACTGCCCAATCCAGAGACCCTCATGGCTCCGGCCACCGAGCGGCTAGAGCAGTTGGTGCAAAACCTGAGCCAGTTAGCACAAGCCATTGCCAGCGATCGCCAACAGTTTTTAACCACCCTGACAGCGCAACAGCACTCCTCAGAGGCCGCCTTTCAGCAATTGCTAGAGCAGTTGTACACTCAGCAAGTTCAGTTGCTGGGGCGGGTCAATCAAGAACACACCGCCATTGGCCAAGAACTGCACCAGTACACTCAGCACCTTGCCCAGTTATTGGCTCAAAACGAACAACAGCTGCAGCAGCGCTTAGCCCTTGTGGAGCAACTGAGGGATGCCCTCAATGCCCTCGCCGAGACCGGCAGCCTGCAATTGGTCCTTCAGACGCTCAATCACACGTTGGCGAGCCTCCAGCCGGTTCTGAAGCAACTCTCGCAACCCCGCCGGGTCACCCTCGTAGAACAGCCGGGCACCCTAGACAGCTAA
- a CDS encoding carbonic anhydrase has protein sequence MTGLRVAPEEALARLMLGNQRFVQQRLDHLNRDFARIEAVAEHQEPFAAILSCADSRVIPEVLFDQGIGDIFVIRVAGNLAMMDTVASAEYAIAMLGVSVLMVLGHERCGAVKATLAGGSFPGIISTLAESVAPALKATQSHTGDRLTNVIQANVHLQLERLSRSTVVKAAMTRGELRLVGAYYDLDTAEVQILEERPDVGA, from the coding sequence CCTGAGGAGGCCTTAGCGCGGTTGATGTTAGGCAACCAGCGGTTTGTGCAGCAGCGGCTGGATCACCTGAACCGGGACTTTGCTCGCATTGAAGCGGTGGCGGAACACCAGGAACCCTTTGCCGCGATCCTCAGTTGCGCCGATTCGCGGGTAATTCCTGAAGTACTCTTTGATCAGGGGATCGGCGATATTTTTGTGATTCGGGTGGCGGGTAATTTGGCCATGATGGATACGGTGGCTAGTGCCGAGTACGCGATCGCCATGCTGGGGGTGTCGGTGCTGATGGTATTGGGTCATGAACGCTGCGGTGCCGTCAAGGCCACCCTTGCTGGCGGCAGTTTCCCCGGCATTATTAGCACCCTTGCCGAATCGGTTGCCCCGGCCCTCAAGGCCACCCAAAGCCACACGGGCGATCGCCTCACCAACGTCATTCAAGCCAATGTCCACCTGCAACTAGAGCGCCTCTCCCGCTCCACCGTCGTCAAAGCCGCCATGACCAGAGGGGAACTGCGCCTAGTGGGTGCCTACTACGATTTGGATACCGCCGAAGTGCAAATCCTTGAAGAACGTCCTGATGTGGGTGCGTAA
- the urtC gene encoding urea ABC transporter permease subunit UrtC has translation MPKLPKLSFPKHRISVPELGVVGAIALVLVFIMPLVLPGFRLDLLHRFLALAIVALGIDLIWGFTGLLSLGHGIFFALGGYAIAMHIKLQVPASATNPLPDFMTLYGVTELPWFWYPFYSFAFAVAAVVLIPALLGAVLGYLVFRNRIRGVYFSILTQAAIIVFFNFFNGQQKLFNGTNGLTDFQTLLGVPVRDAQTQYWFYVLTVVFLVLAYLLCRWLTMGRFGRLLIAIRDDEARVRFSGYNPTSYKVLVFAISAALAGIGGAFFTLRTGIISPRAMDIAFSIEMVIWVAVGGRASLIGAILGALLVNFARSLLSEQFADIWLFFQGALFLIVVLALPTGIVGWVRNDSRQFFAKLLGRPQPVATYPELELDPEIQYEREVLGQEGKH, from the coding sequence ATGCCTAAGTTACCCAAGCTATCGTTTCCCAAGCATCGCATTAGTGTGCCAGAACTGGGGGTGGTGGGGGCTATTGCCTTGGTGCTGGTCTTTATCATGCCCCTTGTGCTGCCCGGCTTTCGCTTGGATCTGCTGCATCGCTTTTTGGCACTGGCGATCGTGGCTCTTGGTATTGACCTGATTTGGGGCTTTACGGGTCTCCTGAGTTTGGGGCACGGCATTTTCTTTGCCTTGGGCGGCTACGCGATCGCCATGCACATTAAGCTGCAAGTCCCGGCTAGTGCCACCAATCCCCTACCCGATTTTATGACCCTGTATGGGGTCACGGAGTTGCCGTGGTTTTGGTATCCGTTTTACTCCTTTGCCTTTGCCGTAGCGGCGGTGGTCCTCATTCCGGCTCTGTTGGGGGCAGTTCTGGGGTATCTGGTATTTCGCAACCGCATTCGCGGCGTGTATTTTTCCATCCTGACCCAAGCCGCCATTATTGTCTTTTTTAACTTTTTTAACGGCCAGCAAAAGCTCTTTAACGGCACCAATGGCCTCACCGACTTTCAAACCCTGTTGGGGGTGCCGGTACGGGATGCCCAAACCCAGTACTGGTTTTACGTGCTCACGGTGGTCTTTCTGGTGCTGGCCTATTTACTCTGCCGCTGGCTGACCATGGGGCGGTTTGGTCGCCTGTTGATAGCCATTCGCGATGATGAAGCGCGGGTGCGTTTCTCCGGCTACAACCCCACCAGTTACAAGGTATTAGTGTTTGCCATTTCGGCGGCACTGGCGGGTATTGGCGGTGCCTTTTTTACCCTGCGCACGGGCATTATTTCTCCGCGGGCAATGGATATTGCCTTTTCGATTGAAATGGTGATCTGGGTGGCGGTGGGGGGGCGTGCCAGCCTAATTGGCGCCATTTTGGGGGCGCTGCTGGTGAATTTTGCCCGTAGTCTGTTGAGCGAGCAGTTTGCCGATATTTGGCTCTTTTTTCAGGGGGCGCTGTTCCTCATTGTTGTGCTGGCTCTGCCTACGGGTATTGTCGGCTGGGTGCGCAACGACAGTCGCCAATTTTTCGCCAAGCTGTTGGGGCGACCGCAACCGGTGGCTACCTACCCCGAATTGGAGCTGGATCCAGAGATACAGTACGAGCGTGAAGTTCTCGGGCAGGAGGGCAAACACTAA
- the urtE gene encoding urea ABC transporter ATP-binding subunit UrtE produces the protein MTRVDHYPLPTTAVAADWMLRVRGLNVYYGESHILRDIDLSVPTGKMVCLIGRNGVGKTTLLKTIIGLLKPRQGELVCQEQSLLPLRPDQRAKLGIGYVPQGREVIPRLTVKENLLLGLEARPCPARHTEIPDDIFELFPVLKKMLHRMGGDLSGGQQQQLAIARALMGEPKLLLLDEPTEGIQPSIILEIEAAVRRIIAARGISVLLVEQHLHFVREADWYYAMQKGGIVASGPTNELSQDVIQRFLAV, from the coding sequence ATGACTCGTGTTGATCATTACCCTTTACCCACGACTGCGGTGGCCGCCGATTGGATGCTGCGGGTGCGTGGCCTGAACGTTTATTACGGGGAAAGCCATATCTTGCGGGATATTGATCTGAGTGTACCGACGGGTAAGATGGTGTGCCTGATTGGCCGCAATGGTGTTGGTAAAACAACGCTATTAAAAACGATTATTGGCCTGCTCAAGCCCCGCCAAGGGGAACTGGTGTGTCAAGAGCAGTCGTTACTGCCGCTGCGGCCTGATCAGCGGGCAAAGCTGGGGATTGGCTATGTGCCCCAAGGCCGTGAGGTGATTCCGCGGCTGACGGTCAAGGAAAATTTGCTCCTCGGGCTAGAGGCGCGCCCGTGTCCGGCCCGTCACACGGAGATCCCTGACGACATTTTTGAACTGTTTCCGGTGCTCAAGAAAATGCTGCACCGTATGGGGGGGGATCTCAGCGGCGGCCAGCAGCAACAGTTGGCGATCGCCCGTGCCTTGATGGGGGAACCGAAGCTATTGCTGTTGGATGAACCCACCGAAGGCATTCAGCCCTCGATTATTTTGGAAATTGAAGCGGCGGTGCGGCGGATTATTGCCGCCCGTGGCATTTCTGTGCTGTTGGTAGAGCAGCACCTCCACTTTGTGCGGGAAGCGGACTGGTACTACGCCATGCAAAAGGGGGGCATTGTGGCCTCTGGCCCAACCAATGAGTTGAGTCAGGATGTGATTCAGCGCTTTTTAGCTGTCTAG
- the urtB gene encoding urea ABC transporter permease subunit UrtB: protein MTFLLESLFNGMSIGAVLLLAALGLAIVFGIMGVINLAHGELMMLGAYTTFVVQNGFRALGDGWFDWYLLVAVPLAFVLAAAVGVILERGVIRYLYGRPLETLLATWGVSLILQQLVRSISWQMTLQIGLFCLLFFGGLWLLKGRAISQRWQGWVTPVLLVLSVGIGLTAGVAVGGAAGLAVTKPWFGAQGVDVTAPSWLRAGVNAFGVQFPFVRLFIIALTAVCLVAIYLFLLRSQWGLRIRAVTQNRSMSACLGIPTQTVDALTFALGSGLAGIAGCAISLLGSVSPNTGQNYIVDAFMVVVVGGVGKIVGSIVAALGIGFVNYVIGSGLLTRFLSPDTGLYSFFEFFASTSMARVMVFILIIAFLQIRPAGLFPQKGRTVDA from the coding sequence ATGACGTTTTTGCTTGAGAGCCTCTTTAATGGCATGAGTATTGGTGCCGTCCTGCTGTTGGCGGCCTTGGGCTTAGCCATTGTCTTTGGCATTATGGGGGTCATTAATCTGGCCCACGGCGAACTGATGATGCTGGGAGCCTACACCACCTTTGTGGTGCAAAATGGCTTTCGCGCCTTGGGCGACGGCTGGTTTGACTGGTACCTGCTGGTGGCAGTGCCCTTGGCGTTTGTTTTGGCGGCGGCGGTTGGGGTCATTCTGGAGCGGGGGGTCATTCGCTACCTCTACGGTCGCCCCCTTGAAACCCTCTTGGCTACGTGGGGAGTAAGTTTGATTTTGCAGCAGTTGGTACGTAGCATAAGCTGGCAAATGACGCTGCAAATTGGCCTCTTTTGTCTGCTGTTTTTTGGCGGGTTGTGGCTGCTGAAGGGGCGCGCCATCTCTCAACGCTGGCAGGGCTGGGTCACCCCGGTCTTACTGGTGCTATCGGTGGGCATTGGTTTGACAGCGGGGGTGGCCGTTGGTGGTGCGGCGGGCTTGGCAGTGACGAAGCCGTGGTTTGGTGCCCAAGGGGTGGATGTGACTGCACCCAGTTGGTTGCGGGCTGGGGTGAACGCCTTTGGGGTGCAATTTCCCTTTGTGCGCTTGTTTATTATTGCCCTGACGGCGGTGTGCCTTGTGGCGATTTATCTGTTTTTGTTGCGATCGCAGTGGGGGCTGCGCATTCGCGCCGTGACCCAAAACCGCAGTATGAGTGCTTGCTTGGGCATTCCTACCCAAACCGTGGATGCCCTCACGTTTGCCCTTGGCTCTGGCTTGGCCGGCATTGCCGGCTGTGCCATTAGTTTGCTGGGGTCGGTTAGCCCCAACACGGGGCAGAACTATATTGTCGATGCCTTTATGGTGGTGGTGGTAGGCGGCGTTGGCAAAATTGTCGGCTCGATTGTGGCCGCGCTGGGAATTGGGTTTGTGAACTACGTCATTGGCTCTGGGCTATTGACCCGCTTTTTAAGCCCCGACACGGGCCTTTATAGTTTCTTTGAGTTTTTTGCCAGTACCAGTATGGCGCGGGTGATGGTCTTTATTTTAATCATTGCTTTCTTGCAGATTCGCCCCGCCGGTTTATTCCCGCAAAAAGGACGTACGGTCGATGCCTAA
- a CDS encoding histidine triad nucleotide-binding protein: MTSETIFSRIIRREIPADIVHEDDLCLAFRDINPQAPVHILVIPKKPIPQLSLAEPEDHRVLGHLLLTAKRIAEKEGLTNGYRVVINNGADAGQTVYHLHLHLLGGRAFKWPPG; encoded by the coding sequence ATGACCAGTGAAACGATTTTTAGCCGCATTATCCGCCGCGAGATTCCTGCCGATATTGTCCATGAGGACGACCTCTGTTTGGCCTTTCGCGACATTAACCCCCAAGCCCCCGTCCATATTTTGGTGATTCCCAAAAAACCCATTCCCCAGCTTAGCTTAGCGGAACCAGAAGACCACCGCGTCCTCGGGCACCTGCTGCTAACCGCCAAGCGAATTGCTGAAAAGGAGGGTCTCACCAATGGCTATCGCGTGGTGATTAATAATGGCGCTGACGCGGGTCAAACGGTCTATCACCTCCACCTCCATCTGCTTGGGGGCAGAGCCTTTAAATGGCCGCCGGGCTAG
- the urtA gene encoding urea ABC transporter substrate-binding protein: MAQQFGLGRRKFIVYGSAALGTSLLIKGCAPATETGDGGTTAGGGETIKVGILHSLSGTMAISEKSVVDATQLAIDEINSAGGVLGKQIEPILEDGASDWPTFAEKATKLIDQDQVVVVFGCWTSASRKAVLPVFEAKNHMLWYPVQYEGQECSKNIFYTGAAPNQQIEPAVDWLLENKGNKFFLVGSDYVFPRTANTIIKAQLAAKGGETVGEDYLPLGNTEVTPIITKIRSALPDGGVIFNTLNGDSNVAFFKQLQGAGLTPDKYPTMSVSIAEEEVQAIGVEYLKGHYAAWNYFMTVDTPKNTSFVEAFKAKFGENRVTNDPMESAYIAVNLWKQAVEQAGTADDLEKVRQAAIGQAFDAPQGLVKMFPNHHISQTVRIGEVGDDGLFKIIYSTPQPVDPLPWNQFVAETKGFTCDWTRTDVDNPGQFKMEGA; encoded by the coding sequence ATGGCTCAACAATTTGGACTTGGACGACGTAAATTTATTGTGTATGGCTCTGCCGCCTTGGGAACGAGCCTGTTAATTAAAGGGTGTGCTCCGGCCACGGAAACGGGGGATGGCGGCACAACCGCAGGCGGTGGTGAAACGATTAAAGTCGGTATTTTGCACTCCCTCAGCGGCACCATGGCCATCAGTGAAAAAAGCGTGGTGGATGCCACCCAACTTGCCATTGATGAAATTAATAGTGCCGGCGGTGTCCTTGGTAAGCAAATCGAGCCAATCCTCGAAGACGGTGCCTCCGACTGGCCCACCTTTGCCGAAAAAGCCACGAAACTGATTGACCAAGACCAAGTCGTTGTTGTCTTTGGCTGCTGGACTTCGGCCTCCCGCAAGGCAGTACTACCGGTGTTTGAGGCCAAAAATCATATGCTTTGGTATCCGGTGCAGTACGAAGGCCAAGAGTGCTCCAAAAACATCTTCTACACCGGGGCTGCCCCAAACCAGCAAATTGAACCCGCCGTGGATTGGTTGCTCGAGAACAAGGGCAATAAGTTCTTCTTGGTGGGGTCGGACTACGTCTTCCCGCGGACGGCCAATACGATTATCAAAGCGCAACTGGCGGCCAAGGGGGGTGAAACCGTTGGCGAGGACTACCTGCCCCTTGGTAATACCGAAGTGACCCCCATCATTACCAAGATCCGTTCGGCCCTGCCCGATGGTGGTGTAATCTTTAATACCCTCAACGGCGACAGTAACGTGGCCTTCTTTAAGCAGCTACAGGGGGCCGGTCTAACACCCGATAAATACCCCACCATGTCCGTGAGTATTGCCGAAGAGGAAGTGCAAGCCATTGGCGTAGAGTACCTCAAAGGGCACTACGCGGCGTGGAACTACTTCATGACCGTTGACACCCCCAAAAACACATCCTTTGTGGAGGCCTTCAAAGCAAAATTCGGTGAAAACCGGGTCACTAACGATCCCATGGAGTCCGCTTATATTGCCGTTAACCTGTGGAAGCAAGCGGTGGAGCAGGCGGGCACTGCCGACGATCTCGAAAAAGTGCGCCAGGCTGCCATTGGCCAAGCGTTTGATGCGCCCCAAGGGCTGGTGAAGATGTTCCCCAACCACCATATCTCGCAGACGGTGCGGATTGGCGAAGTGGGCGACGACGGTCTCTTCAAAATTATTTACTCCACACCCCAGCCGGTGGATCCGCTGCCTTGGAACCAGTTTGTGGCCGAAACCAAAGGCTTTACCTGTGACTGGACGCGCACCGATGTGGATAACCCAGGTCAATTCAAGATGGAAGGGGCATAA
- the ftsZ gene encoding cell division protein FtsZ, which yields MDTSAARIKVIGVGGGGGNAVNRMIASNVAGVEFWSVNTDAQAIAQSHAHRSLQIGQKLTRGLGAGGNPAIGQKAAEESREDLAAALKDADLIFITCGMGGGTGTGAAPIVAEVAKEQGALTVAVVTRPFTFEGRRRAAQADEGIEALQSRVDTLIVIPNDKILAVISEQTSVQDAFRVADDVLRQGVQGISDIINLPGLINVDFADIRSVMADAGSAMMGIGIASGKSRAAEAAVTAISSPLLEGSIEGAKGVVFNITGGTDLTLHEVNAAAEVIYNVADANANIIFGAVIDPELQGEVQVTVIATGFTGEATGRPRSVSKATPLPQRAQPSAPASTSELPESDEKPKLDIPEFLQRRRPTP from the coding sequence GTGGACACTTCAGCAGCTCGCATTAAAGTCATTGGTGTTGGTGGTGGCGGTGGCAATGCAGTTAATCGCATGATTGCCAGTAATGTTGCTGGCGTTGAGTTTTGGTCGGTGAATACCGATGCTCAGGCGATCGCTCAGTCCCATGCCCATCGCTCCCTACAAATTGGTCAAAAATTAACCCGTGGTCTAGGAGCAGGCGGCAATCCGGCCATTGGTCAAAAGGCTGCCGAAGAATCCCGCGAAGACTTAGCCGCAGCCCTTAAGGATGCCGACTTAATTTTTATTACCTGTGGCATGGGAGGTGGTACAGGAACCGGTGCGGCACCCATTGTGGCTGAAGTGGCCAAGGAGCAGGGTGCCCTGACCGTGGCAGTGGTAACCCGTCCCTTTACCTTTGAAGGCCGTCGCCGTGCAGCGCAAGCAGATGAGGGAATTGAAGCGCTGCAAAGTCGCGTTGACACCCTAATTGTGATTCCCAACGATAAAATTCTCGCAGTGATCTCTGAGCAAACCTCGGTGCAGGATGCCTTCCGGGTTGCCGACGACGTGCTGCGCCAAGGGGTGCAGGGGATCTCCGATATTATTAACCTGCCCGGCCTCATTAATGTGGACTTTGCCGATATTCGCTCGGTGATGGCGGATGCCGGGTCTGCCATGATGGGGATTGGTATTGCCTCCGGTAAGTCCCGCGCCGCAGAGGCAGCGGTCACAGCCATTTCCTCCCCCCTGCTGGAAGGCTCTATTGAGGGAGCCAAAGGGGTTGTCTTTAATATTACGGGCGGCACCGATTTAACCTTGCACGAAGTCAATGCGGCCGCAGAGGTAATCTACAATGTCGCCGATGCCAATGCCAACATTATCTTTGGTGCCGTCATTGATCCCGAACTACAGGGCGAGGTACAAGTCACCGTCATTGCCACCGGGTTTACTGGCGAAGCCACGGGTCGCCCGCGCTCAGTGAGCAAAGCAACGCCGCTACCCCAGAGGGCCCAGCCGAGTGCCCCCGCCTCCACTTCTGAACTGCCAGAGAGCGACGAAAAACCCAAGCTGGATATTCCGGAATTTTTGCAGCGGCGGCGACCCACCCCCTAG
- a CDS encoding bile acid:sodium symporter family protein, which produces MSRVEWLTNLFPLWVLMTAIAALIHPPLFLWVTSDYIVWILMVVMLGMGITLSWAEFKAVGLMPRSVALGFVAQYLIMPTAGWLVARLYQLPTPFAVGLILVACCPGGTASNVVSFIARAHVALSVVMTLCSTLAAIVMTPLLTKLLAGQYVEVNALQLFWGTVQVVLLPILVGLALNTTAPHLVKKVLPIAPFISVLGICVICGGVFAASASAILTHGIQLLAAVISLHSIGFLGGYYIARSVGYSQRTCRTISIEVGMQNSGLGVALARQAFANPLTAVPCAISGVVHSLIGSLLAGIWRWQQRIVPKP; this is translated from the coding sequence ATGTCTCGCGTTGAGTGGTTGACAAATCTTTTTCCCCTGTGGGTGTTGATGACGGCCATTGCCGCTCTAATTCATCCACCGCTGTTTTTGTGGGTGACCAGCGACTACATTGTCTGGATTTTGATGGTGGTGATGCTGGGGATGGGCATTACCCTCAGTTGGGCAGAGTTCAAGGCGGTGGGCTTAATGCCCCGCTCGGTAGCTCTAGGCTTTGTGGCGCAGTACCTGATTATGCCAACGGCAGGATGGTTGGTGGCGCGTTTGTATCAGTTACCCACTCCCTTTGCGGTGGGTCTGATCCTTGTGGCCTGCTGCCCGGGGGGAACCGCCTCAAATGTGGTGAGCTTTATTGCCCGTGCCCACGTTGCCCTTTCGGTGGTGATGACCCTCTGCTCTACGTTGGCAGCCATTGTCATGACACCGCTGTTAACCAAGCTGTTGGCGGGGCAGTACGTGGAAGTCAATGCGCTGCAACTGTTTTGGGGCACTGTGCAGGTGGTGCTGTTACCCATCCTTGTGGGGCTAGCCCTGAATACAACGGCACCGCATCTGGTGAAAAAAGTGCTGCCCATTGCACCGTTTATTTCGGTGTTGGGGATTTGTGTAATTTGCGGCGGTGTCTTTGCCGCCAGTGCCAGTGCCATTCTGACCCACGGCATTCAACTATTGGCGGCGGTCATCTCGTTGCATAGTATTGGTTTTTTGGGTGGGTACTACATTGCCCGATCCGTGGGCTATTCGCAGCGAACCTGCCGCACCATTTCCATTGAGGTGGGGATGCAAAATTCCGGTTTGGGGGTGGCGTTGGCTCGGCAAGCCTTTGCCAATCCGCTGACGGCGGTTCCCTGTGCCATTTCGGGGGTGGTGCATTCTCTGATTGGTAGCCTTTTAGCGGGGATTTGGCGTTGGCAGCAGCGCATTGTGCCTAAGCCCTAA
- the urtD gene encoding urea ABC transporter ATP-binding protein UrtD — MAAPILEIEDLTVSFDGFNALNHLSFQMETGELRVIIGPNGAGKTTFLDVITGKVKPTQGRVLFKGHNLRRYSEDQIARLGIGRKFQTPRVYLNLTVRENLELAGSQQKGVLSTLFHPSPKNERERIQTLIETIGLRPKANFPAGLLSHGEKQWLEIGMLVAQSPDLLLVDEPVAGLTDEETHLTGELLVALAESHSIIVIEHDMEFVRQIARTVTVLHEGSVLCQGSIEEVQNDPRVIEVYLGAPLEEPTSQKQP, encoded by the coding sequence GTGGCAGCACCGATTCTGGAAATTGAGGATCTCACTGTTAGCTTTGATGGCTTTAATGCCCTGAATCACCTTTCGTTTCAGATGGAAACGGGCGAACTCAGGGTGATCATTGGCCCCAATGGGGCGGGCAAAACCACGTTTTTGGATGTCATTACCGGCAAGGTCAAGCCCACGCAGGGACGGGTGCTGTTCAAAGGCCACAACCTGCGCCGCTACAGCGAGGATCAAATTGCCCGCCTCGGTATTGGGCGCAAGTTTCAAACCCCGCGAGTCTATCTCAATTTAACGGTACGGGAAAACTTAGAATTGGCCGGCTCGCAGCAAAAAGGGGTGCTCTCGACCCTGTTTCACCCATCCCCTAAAAATGAACGGGAACGCATCCAGACCCTCATTGAAACCATTGGCCTGCGACCCAAGGCTAATTTTCCGGCAGGCTTGCTCTCCCACGGTGAAAAGCAATGGCTTGAGATTGGGATGCTGGTGGCGCAATCGCCCGATCTATTGCTGGTGGATGAACCGGTGGCCGGTCTCACGGATGAAGAAACCCATCTCACCGGCGAGCTACTGGTGGCACTCGCGGAAAGCCATTCCATTATTGTGATTGAACACGATATGGAGTTTGTCCGCCAAATTGCCCGAACCGTCACGGTGCTGCATGAAGGCTCAGTGCTGTGCCAAGGCTCGATTGAAGAGGTGCAGAACGACCCCCGCGTCATTGAAGTCTATTTGGGCGCACCCCTTGAAGAACCTACGTCTCAGAAACAGCCATGA